CCACCCACTTCGTGACCGTTTCACCGAGCTAACGATGAGCCAGGAGCGGACGGGCGGCTAACGACCCGGTTGCGGACACAATTTTATCGACATCTTCCGCGTCAAAGTGCCGCAAGCCACCGCTTGAGCTCTTTTGGTCCGCGCAGGCGAATTATCTTGGCCTGATGACCTTCTAGTGCCTGCTCTGTGCGAGGACGCGGGCCCCGGTTCCAGAACAAGACGTAGAGGAAAAACTCTAGGTCAAAGCGTTCCGGGCAGCCTTCGGTCATGTCCGGACGTGTGGTGCCACGGTGTCGGAAGACTCTCAGCATCAGGCGCCAAAGGCAGAGGCCGATGGGAAAGTCGAGGTAGATTATCGCGTCTGCTCTCGGAAGACGGAGATCGAGCGTGCTGCCGTAATTACCCTCGATCAGCCAGCGATCAGTCGCTACGAGCGCACCCAGTTTTTCTCTCAACTCGTGTTTGTCGGTCTCTACCCATCCGGGTAGCCAGCCCAAGTGGTCCATATGGTAAATCGGAAGATGAAGCCGACCCCCAAGTTCCCGGGAAAGGGTGGATTTGCCTGAGCCACAGGGTCCAATGATCAAAACGCGCTGCAAATTGACCCCCGGTTAGAATGGTTTTGGACGTGATGGACGTGCCGACTCGTTCGACCTGCCATCCCCTACGCGTGCAATCCAACATCTATAGCAGTCAACTTCAGGCCCCGGCTGCCCAAAGTCCGCTTTTCACCCATCTAGCGACAGTTTTGCCGAGTTAGCGATGTGCCAGGAGCGGACGGGCGGCTAACGACCCGATTGCGGACAGTAGAGAATGGGGGCACAGGTGAGCCATGTCCCGCCCATTGCCGCTGCTGAGCTTCATTCTCTGTACTATCGTTTCGGGCTGTTCGCAGAATGCCAACTGTCGGAATTTGACACCTGCGCAATCGGTTTCCCTAGCGATTGAGCAAAAAGGTCAGATGCTTGAGCGATCAACACAGGCATACCGTAGGAATTTCGCATCTGATGTGGCGCGGTTAGCAGGCGATAGCACCGGTTGGGTCGCGAAAGTTTACTTCGAAGGCTAAGACGGTCGAACGCTTATCGCGATGATCGACACTGATTGCTATGTCAGTTGGTCAGAGCGTTGACCGCTTCCCACCCAGTTCCTGCCACTGCGGTTCTAGCTGCGACCGAACAAGCGGACATCGCGCCTTGGGGGGGGCTTCCGATCCCTGAGCTTTTAATTCTCAGGAGCGGTCCCAGTGCGGGTCAAGAGCGCTAACACAGTTTCTCGCCCGCGCGAGGCTTGTAAAATAGAGGCGGTTAGAGAAGTGAAGGAAGGTCTGTGCTCGCCCTGAATGCTTGGAAATGCATGTGGCTTCGGTGATCTTGCACCGAGCACCTCACTTGAAAAACAATCGACAAATATCGAATGCGCCAGCCGCTTACGCGCGCACCAATAGTGCACCCATTGGGGCATCTCGCATCAAAATGAGCCGCGAGCTCTCTATTTCAAGGAAGTTATGGCGGAGACGGAGTCCCCCATCCTTCGGTCCAGTGAGGTCCAGTGCGGATAACCCGCCAGTAGCAGGCTCCCCGATTCCCAAGCATCAGGTCGAAGCAGAAAGGCTGCGAGGTCCATTAGGGTCCAGCAGCTTCCAGTAACCATTGTGGGGAAAGGTGTGGGGAAGATGGCTCGACGCAGTCTAACCGAACGTGAAGTCAACCAGCTTAAACAGGAGGGCCGTCATTCGATAGGCGGCAATCTGATGCTACAGATTAGCGGTAGTGGTGGGAGGTCTTGGCTTGCCAGGATCACCGATCATCGTGGGAGACGTCGTGACATCGGTCTTGGATCAACCCGGGATGTAACTCTAGCAAGAGCTCGCGAGAATATCCGGATAGCTCGGGAAGCAGTGGCAGCTGGTCGAGATCCGATCGATGCTCTGAATCCTTCTCCAATGCCCACGTTCGAGCAGCTTGCGCGGCGACTCCATGCAGATCGCTGTCCGACCTATAGAAACGCGAAACACCGCATGCAGTGGATCAATAGCTTGGAGAAGTACGTCTTCCCACGCATTGGTGACCTCCCAATCGACAAGGTTGAAAGCTCGCATCTACTCGAAGCGCTTTCTCCGATCTGGCTCGCGAAGGAGGAAACTGCTCGGCGGGTGCTGCAGCGAGTTGCTGCGGTCGTAGCCTTTGCAGTGCCGTTGGGCCATCGTGCGCATGAACTGCCACTTGCTGGTATCCGACAGGCGCTACCTCGACAGAGACATACAGTGAAGCATCACGCCGCTTGTTCGGTTGGGGACGCTCCCAGTGTGTACCAGAAGGTTCGCGACCAAGCTGGCGGCACGGCTGGCTGTGCCCTGCAGCTAATATTACTAACGGCGGTTCGGTCAGGCGAAGCTCGGGGCGCGCGATGGTGCGAATTCGATCTGCAGGATCGTACTTGGATCATTCCAGGTGAGAGGATGAAGACGGGGCGAGAGCATCGCGTAGCGCTTTCCGATGAAGCGGTTCGGCTTTTGCAAACCGTCCCTAGGATCGAGAATAAGGCCGGGTTGGTATTTCCCAACTCCGTTGGAAAGCCGCTGAGCGACACAGCAGTATCGAAGGTCTTCAAGCGATTTGCACCCGGGTTCACTGTTCACGGGTGGCGTTCTACCTTTAAGGACTGGTCTACCACGGCAACGGAACATCCTGACGATGTTTCCGAAGCTGCTCTCGCCCATGTTGATACCAACAAAGTACGTGCAGCCTACAAACGGACTGACCTACTCGACAAGCGCAGGGCACTCATGGCCGATTGGAACCACTTCCTGCTAAATTGATAGGGAATTCTTCGCTCAGGATAGACGGCTATTGGGCCGATAGCGGCCAGTCCGGTTTCAGCTCTGCCATAGAGCGAACCTGCTGACCTGCCCCATTAGGATGGTCCACCGGTCAAGTTAGAGTTCAGGCGGTTATGGTCGCCCTGCTGGGCGGCCTGGAGCGTAGCGTAAGGCAGGTTAGTAGGGCGAGGCAAGATCGTTTGTGGTGCCGGGGGGTGGTATCCGAGCGATGAGTGCGGCAATCGCCGTCTTCCCCTTCAGGTCCTGCAGTCGGGCCGAGGCTTCTACCTCGGGGCAGCCGACGACTGCGGGCCGGTCAGGCGCGAGAGCGCTGAATACTGGCCCACCTTCGATGAAGCCGAAGCTGCGCTGGACAAGGGCCCAGATGCCTGGAGGCAACGTGAGCATCTATGACTTCACTGCATCGGTAACCTATTGACCCACTGTCATAGTTGACCGAAACGCGCTTCTTCCCAAATCCACTTGGGGCATGCTTAGGACTTACATGCAACACCTCATCAATGACGTAATCCTTCGCTTTAGCAAGGCTAGAGGCGCGATCGGGACCTATCTCCAGAGAAAGCGCTCAGCCTATGATGCCAACGTTCGTTCGCGGCCTCCTTCTCAGGTCACCAAATTTGACATCGTCGTGGTCGGGGTGATCGCGCTTTTCGTCCTTCTCAGCCTTCTCCCAGAGCGTGAGATCTCCTACGATGACCTCACTCAACGTGAAAAGAACGAACTCGCAGTCCAGCAGTGGGAGGATTACGTCGAAGAATGGTGTGCGACCGCCGACGAGGCTCCGTTCGACCCGAACTGCAGATAAACGCAGGAACATCCTCACCGTCGGAAATCCCCTCGCCCAACCCGAGAAGCGAAGGCCGACTTAATTACTGCTGACCGCTGTTACTACTCCAATTAGGAAAGTCATATGTCGCACCAACTCCCATCACCCCATCTGACGACGCTTTGATCGCGCTAAAGGTATGCCATCTTCAGCCAAATGCCGAGCCTCAAGCTAGCGGCCCATTTTAGAGAGACCATGCGCCTTCTTCCCATACTCCTTGTTGCTTTCCTTGCGGCATGCACAGATCAAGCTCCCAGCGCCGATCAGCCGCCAGCAGAAACTCACCAAACTCCCGCTCTGGAATGGACGAAAAGCCCAGATGGAGCGATGGTCGCGTTCTACAAGAACGTTTCCGCATACAAGTGTTGGCCCGACGGCAGCGATTACGACTGCCTTCAGGCCGTGGACCTGCATGAGCCTTATGAAGCACACATCCAAACTGCGGTCTCCTTCAGTCGCGGTAGAGTTTCAAAGCTACCCACTGAGGCGTTTGAGACTCTGGGGCCTTCGTCTCATGCACACTACAATTGCAGCATCGACGATGGAACGATGACGGAGCGTATCACCAGAAACGATCGCCTCTTAATCGAAGAATCCACTAGCTTTCCAACCCGATATTCATCGGCGTGGGAGGCCGCCTTCGTGAAGGACTTTTACTCCTCCAACAACCTGTCTGGCATTGAGGGGTATTTCAATTGCCCTGCTCTGGGCGAGGCGCTCTCTAGCGGTAGCCTTGAAACGCTTAACACCAACGTTATCCATCGGGCTTTGCTAGATTTCTTTCCGGCCGACCCGACTGACTTGATGGCCGAGTAGAAAGGTTCGCACAACCGCACCTTCACCTCCGTCGAAGACGAACTCGCTATTCTTCGCGAATGGGGTGTATTACGCGCCGGATGACCATCGCGATTTGGGGGAGATCAAATGAAGCGTTCTTTCGTTCTTGCAGCATCCGCCGCTTTTCTCGCGCTCTCCTCATCCCAGCCAGCGTCAGCGACGATTGAATACCTTGGCTGGCTGGCGGGAGCCCCGAACGAGGGCAACTGCATCATGGCCAAGGTCGATGATAAGAAGCTCACCTTGTTTCACTTCTCGCTGGCCTCGAGCTGGCAGTTGCAACTCGGCCGAACAGATTGGAACCTCGCTGAAGCCACCTACGACGACCTCTACTTTCAGAATGGCAGGGTCGCCAGCCGGGCGCTGGGCTACCAAACTGGAAGGGCTGGCGGAAAAGAGATCATCATCTCGCTCAGCGACTCCACCCTGTACTGGCTGCGGTCACAAGCTGGCAGCGAAACCAGTTTGATGAGTGGCGGCAGGTTCATCTCAGATTTCGACCTTAACCCGCCTAGCAAGGTTTGGACCGAATTCACGGAATGCGTGAGAGCGCTGAACGGCGTCAATCCCGCCGATCCGTTCCAGCGATAGCTGGAAGCATAGGGCCAGAAGCTCCAAACCGCCGGTCTTCCCTTGCCGGCGTCACACTGAGGAATGCCGCAAATGTCGCTCTTCCAGGCAAAACGAATTACTGGCGCGACTGCATTGCGGATCGCCCTGTGGGCGGTGTTCCCCTTCGCGGCCTTGTGGGCACTGATTTGTCTCGTCGTAGGCATGTCCTATGGCGCCAGCCTATTCCGGTTGGACAATCTCTGGCCGACGGTACTCTGGTTCATGATACTCGTGCTTCCGATCTGGATATTTCAGACCTTGCGATCGGCGGCCAATGATTGGCGACGGCTCGCAGTCACCTTGCTCTCAACGCTGGCATTCGTGACATTTTTCGTGCTCACGCAAGTGAAATAGAGCGGGCACCGAGCTTCGCTGTGAAACAGAAATCACGCGCCTTGCGCATCTTCGGCCTTGGCCTTCTCACCATAATGATCTTCGCGGCAACGCTCGGCTGGAGTTCGATCCTGGATGCGGTGTTTGGGCTCGCCTATTGCCTTGATGGTTATGGCCGATGCCCATGGCAATAATGTCCGCTAGCCGCCCCATCTCCCTCTTAAAAGCTGCCTGTCCGCTAGCGACCCGATTGCGGACATTAAGCTGTCGGTTTCGTCGCTCCAAAACCTGTATTGAGCGTATATGTGCGGCTTCCATCGAAGGATCGTTTGCATCAGACGCACCTCTGATGCCGTTATTGCCGGCCATATTTATTCCCAATCCAGAGCACCGAACAACCGGTGTTTCGGACAAAAGTGGCTATCGCGCCATCAATTGAGGGAATACGAAATGAAACAGATTATCACTATCGCGGCGATCCTCGTCGTATCCAGCGCGGCTTCGC
This DNA window, taken from Qipengyuania gaetbuli, encodes the following:
- a CDS encoding P-loop NTPase family protein; translation: MDHLGWLPGWVETDKHELREKLGALVATDRWLIEGNYGSTLDLRLPRADAIIYLDFPIGLCLWRLMLRVFRHRGTTRPDMTEGCPERFDLEFFLYVLFWNRGPRPRTEQALEGHQAKIIRLRGPKELKRWLAAL
- a CDS encoding tyrosine-type recombinase/integrase, which translates into the protein MARRSLTEREVNQLKQEGRHSIGGNLMLQISGSGGRSWLARITDHRGRRRDIGLGSTRDVTLARARENIRIAREAVAAGRDPIDALNPSPMPTFEQLARRLHADRCPTYRNAKHRMQWINSLEKYVFPRIGDLPIDKVESSHLLEALSPIWLAKEETARRVLQRVAAVVAFAVPLGHRAHELPLAGIRQALPRQRHTVKHHAACSVGDAPSVYQKVRDQAGGTAGCALQLILLTAVRSGEARGARWCEFDLQDRTWIIPGERMKTGREHRVALSDEAVRLLQTVPRIENKAGLVFPNSVGKPLSDTAVSKVFKRFAPGFTVHGWRSTFKDWSTTATEHPDDVSEAALAHVDTNKVRAAYKRTDLLDKRRALMADWNHFLLN